In Christensenellaceae bacterium, the sequence TTGGCCCGATTATGCTCACTTCACTTTTAGGCAACGTCATACCTTGAGGAAGCTCATCAGCACCTTCATAAACTATGCCGTATTGCGGCATATAGCTCTCACGCCTCAGCGGAATTTCTTTTATAAGCTTCCCCTCTTCATAATAAGCAATATAGCTCTGAACTTCATATCCCACTTTTGGGTAACTTTCTCTTATATATTCACCCTTAAACATTATCCTATCAGCATACTTCCCTTCAAGGTCAAGCACAACACTGTCTCCGTTGTGCGGAATTTCTTTAATCACTTTTGAGCTTGTTTTAATTGTCTGTCCTTCTTCAAGAGTGTTTCCGAAAATAGTAAAAGTCAGTTTGTTGTCAACATTCTCGGCTTTTATAAAAGCGGGATATTTGCTGATGTTTTTAAATTTGAGATCGGCAGTACTGTAACTCACCATAGCATCAAGCGCAAGAGGCGCATAACTTATAGGCAGTGAATGTTTGTGTACCTCCACAATATCTATGCCGGCAAGAACCAGAGCATTATACAGTGTAGTAGAAACCTGACACACGCCGCCGCCCACGCCCTTTTCAAATTTTCCGCCGGTGATAATATTTGCCTCGGCATAACCGGCTTCCCCTGTTCTTACGCCCACAATCTGGTTGAATGAATATGTCTTATCAGGTTCCAGCATCAGTCCGCTCAAAGCACTGCTGGCAAGTTTAATGTTATTTTTACGCTCTGTTATAGATGATCTGTAGTCGGTAGTGAAGCTTGATATCTTACGCGTTGCATTTTCAAAATACTCTTCGTTGTGCTCAGGCTGTATTTCAGTGGCCACTACATAAACCACCACATGCGGGCTGAGCTGCAAGCCTGTTATAATATCATCAATAAGCTGGGCTTTGTCCACCTTTATAGCAGGCTGGCTTTTGGTTATCTTAAAAGGCTCTTTCAGTTTCGGGTCAAATGTAATAGTGCTCTCCACTTCTTCCTGTTCAATTTCCGAAAGAATTGCCTCCATCTTTTCTTCAATGTTGTCAAATATATAATTTAAAACAAACTTATCCTCAGCCCCCAAACCGCGAAGCTGTCTGATTGCCTGAAGGCGTCTAAAAAAGCTGTCGTCAAATTCCCTGCTATATACATCGTCAATCAACTGCTTTGCATTGTGCTTAGTGCTGAAGTTGGCACCATTAAACTGCCACACCTTGTCTTTATATATTATGTCTAAAGTGGCCTCACCTGCAAGCTCCTTAGCATACTCATCAAGCTTGTTATAAGCTTGCGTTCTAGAAAGCCCGCCAATGTCCACTCCGCCTACGGTCGTGCCTTCATTAAACACCTGAGAACTGCTTTTGTCCGTGGCAAACAAAAATATAGCGCCGAACACCAGCACTGCCACAACCAAAATGCTTGCTATAATCCTCGTTTTCATACTAAACTCCTTAAAGTTAGTATGTAAAACCTAAAAATAAATTATACAGGGGAATTCCCTTGAACAACCCCGATCAGTGAAAATAATTTTCTTTTTGTCAGAAAGAAAAAATCACCCTCTATAGTTGACTTACAATAAAGCTAATACCCCTCTTTATTATATATTCCACGATTTATTTAACTTAATTATAGAACATTTTGACAGCTTTTGCAAATTTTTCCGCTCTTTTTGATGCAACCAATTTGGACAAAAGCATTGACACAGCAGACATAATTTGTTAAACTGTTATTATTGATTCTAAGAGACTTATCAAACTTTTTTAAAACCGCGCTGGAAAACCAATGATAATGGCAACTCGCCACTATAGTCAATAAATCCGAATATTTCCAAGATAGACAATTATGACAAGTCAACGCAGAAACCAAGCAACTTTAATATGTGGAGAGGTACTCAAGAGGCTCAAGAGGATGCCCTGCTAAGGCATTAGTACGGGAAACCGTAGCGCGGGTTCAAATCCCGCCCTCTCCGCCATGAACCACAACATGTTGTGGTTTTTTATTGAGTGGCACAAGATGTTGATTTAGAATTGTTACTATACAGAAAAAACCGAGGTAGAAAAATTGGTAGAAATGCAAAATTTTTGGTAGAAAAGATTTTTCTACATTTCAAAGCTTTTGTTCTTTTTTGCTTTTAATGCTACAAGTTCGGCTTCGAGACGGGCTATTTCGTTATCTTCATCAGTGGTAATTTTGTCTTCGAAAATTTTCATAACTTGTTTTGCTGTTTCGGTTTTGGAGGTGGTATCCAGATGCGAATAAATATTTGCTGTGGTTTCGTAGGTACTATGACCAAGCCATTCCTGAATTTGCTTCATGGGGATTTTATATGCTAACAGTAGGCTTGCACAACTATGACGCAGTTCGTGAAAGCGGATTCTAGGTAAGCTTGTGTGTTTAATAATCCTATGGAAATTATCGGAAAGGTATTGGGCTTTTAGCCGCTCACCCATGTCATTTATACAGATGTATTCTTGAAACTTTT encodes:
- a CDS encoding VanW family protein, whose protein sequence is MKTRIIASILVVAVLVFGAIFLFATDKSSSQVFNEGTTVGGVDIGGLSRTQAYNKLDEYAKELAGEATLDIIYKDKVWQFNGANFSTKHNAKQLIDDVYSREFDDSFFRRLQAIRQLRGLGAEDKFVLNYIFDNIEEKMEAILSEIEQEEVESTITFDPKLKEPFKITKSQPAIKVDKAQLIDDIITGLQLSPHVVVYVVATEIQPEHNEEYFENATRKISSFTTDYRSSITERKNNIKLASSALSGLMLEPDKTYSFNQIVGVRTGEAGYAEANIITGGKFEKGVGGGVCQVSTTLYNALVLAGIDIVEVHKHSLPISYAPLALDAMVSYSTADLKFKNISKYPAFIKAENVDNKLTFTIFGNTLEEGQTIKTSSKVIKEIPHNGDSVVLDLEGKYADRIMFKGEYIRESYPKVGYEVQSYIAYYEEGKLIKEIPLRRESYMPQYGIVYEGADELPQGMTLPKSEVSIIGPKKS